A single genomic interval of Meleagris gallopavo isolate NT-WF06-2002-E0010 breed Aviagen turkey brand Nicholas breeding stock chromosome 6, Turkey_5.1, whole genome shotgun sequence harbors:
- the LOC104911423 gene encoding cilia- and flagella-associated protein 69-like: MDILNLCAEKVNEQEAFVEPICELIKLCGLPFQKKKLSDEVNYSVAVSKSIAQLGCLMRVPSSQVRIQICKCIISFYKMELPKKLLPGKAQCFQEEMSEEICVCCQLILNRSFDFVIFFYITVVTLILSM; this comes from the exons ATGGACATTCTTAACCTGTGTGCAGAAAAAGTGAATGAACAAGAAGCTTTCGTTGAGCCCATATGTGAACTTATTAAGTTATGTGG tttgccatttcaaaaaaagaaattatcagATGAAGTAAACTATTCTGTGGCAGTTTCAAAATCCATTGCACAACTTG GTTGTTTGATGAGGGTGCCAAGTTCTCAAGTTAGAATACAAATCTGTAAGTGTATAATTAGCTTTTATAAGATGGAGCTACCAAAAAAACTACTTCCAGGTAAAGCACAGtgttttcaagaagaaatgTCAGAAGAAATCTGTGTTTGTTGCCAGCTCATTTTAAATAGGTCctttgattttgtgatttttttctatataacCGTAGTCACTCTTATATTAAGTATGTAG